The window CTGCAATTTTTGATACTGTACTTGATATTTTTGTATACTGAATATGAACTGTATTTATTGCCAATGCATTGTGATGGTTTTGAATAATGGCCTGCTCATGAGGTCAGCTTCTCATTTGTTTTATATATTCCCAACACACATATACATTAGTCATGTGATCAACATGCATGCTGTCCAACAGGAGGAGGGGTTACAGTAAAACAGTAGCACAAGCAAACTATGCTCTTTATTTTCTATCAAAGTGTAAAAACACGAGCGAGTGAGCATGAACCTGTAGAACTCTTGTAAAAGTCCTCAAGAATAAAAAGGGGCATGGATTTTTGTAACATGACTTCACGTCGTATGTTTCGTTGTCCAGATGCGTGGGGTTGTAATAGTGGGGGTGCGTTTAAGGGCAGGGGGTTAGGGCGGCCATGAGGAGCTCCATCTTGTAGACAAAGTTCCGTCCCTCCATCTTGCTCCAGTGGACCTCCTTGTACGGCCCCCTGAGGTGGCTCCACTTGGCATCCTGGATGACGTCACTCTTGGGCAGCTCCTTAGTCTGGCTGCGGGGGAACTGGACCACGACTTTGCAGCCGCTCTCTGGACCGTTACGCACTGgagcgagcgagcgagcgagcgagagagagagagagagagagaggtgcaGAAGTCATGTTGGATTTGATGCTCAAGCTTTCCTGAGCCacacccccccaccacctcaCCTGAGATGGCGTACTCTCCGTTGGGGGAGGCCACTGTCACAGCGGAGGCGTTCCCGATGCTCTCCACCGGGCCGAGGCCCACATGATTACTGAAGCTCAGCACGTGCCAGCCCATCACTTTGGCCAGTTGCTGCACGGCATGCACCTGGTGCTGGGACATCTGCAGCAATACACACAGATGATAGGACACCTGAGGTCCCCCCCGACTAGGACGCTAGCAGCCATACCTGTGAAAGGAGGAAGTCCTGTAGCTCCTGCTCCTGATGGGACAGAGTGATGACACGTCCATCTCTGTGCACCACTCGGATCTGCTCCACACCaatgttgagctgcagctggatggacctgaacacacacacacacgcagtgtaGTTGAACATGTGACCCTCTCGCTCCGTgggaacaggggtgtccaaagtgtggcctgggggccattctTGGaatttttctgtggaaaaagtttggacgcccctgcctTCCAGGGTGCTTTGTGGGGTGCACTTTGTTTTTCTGCATGGCCCATCACTTACTTGCAGATTTGCTCGTAGCCCTGAGAGGTGATCAGCACTTTAACACTGGACTCGTACACGTCGTTAATGTTGGACCAGTGAGCTTGGATCTGGGGGTCTTCAATCCGGCTGGCCAGACTATCGATGGTGCGTGCAGTCCTGCAAAACACACAATATCACAGGTCTTGACCCCCCTGTGAGATGTAATTTGAATAGAACTGCGTTGCTGTGACTTCTCCAGTCAATAGAGCAGTGGGCCCAGTGTGTACCGAGCAGTATTTACTTGCCCCAAATAGTTTGGAGGACCTCGATTGAACACAAGGCGCTCCAGATAGTGAGGTATTTCTGCAGTCTCACATAGCATCCATGCCACTGCTTGACACTTACAGACCGCTGAAGTGAAATGACGGATAGCGGTCGATGGTTTACCGGCTACGTAGAAAGATGTGCTTGGCCTGCTTGATGATCTTCTCCAGGAGACCCTCTCTCTGCTGCAAGCTGGCGATCTCGGCTTTGTCGTAGGCCAGTGGGCCGGCCAGGCGCATGCGTTTGTGGCCAAAGGGGGAGGTGGCGGGGTGCGGCATCACCACAGAACTCAGCTGCTGCATGTGGAACTACACCGCAGACAAATGGAATGGAAGGCGTTATCAACGGCTGGATGGCACTTCAGGGCTCATTTCTAATCAAAATCTTACGTGTGGGATTCAGAGACGCAAACAGTCTCACCTCTCGCATCATCTGATGCAGGTTGTGTTCCAGAACGTAAAGATGTTCATCAGGTTTGGGCTTCTCCGGAGACACTCGATGGGTCTTCTTCTCGACCGTCGAATGGCAGAGCAAGATGGACAGTTGCAGGCCTAcagaagaaaaaataagacaagttAGCGATgcaggtgcaaaaaaaaaaaagcagcgtaATCGAGAGCATTCCCACCTGGGAAGGGCTGCGAGATGATCTGATTCTTCACAACAATGTGAGGGATCAGGGATTTTATCTGGACTGCTTCCCTGGAGAGCTGTGCGAAGATCTCCTTACAGAGAAGAACATTCTGAGCCGCCTCCAGCTTCATGTGCCACGGCTGAGAACCTGCGTAAGTCAAGAGGGTACGGGATCGAAGAACTGCAACATATTTAGGAAatgttattaaattatttttctgcTCTGATCCGTACCAGCTTTGCTTTTGGTTTGTCTCTGGAACAAGTTGACTGTTCCGAGGTCACCGATGTCTGGAGACTGCTTCTGGATAGAAACCTGTAGGAATTGGGTGATACAGATGATGGCTTACTATTAAATATAGACTGTCTGGTCTTTTCTTATAGCTGAGAAGTGGTGCACTGGTGTGCTTAGTGGTAAAAACTATTGATATATTTCTGACAGGTAGGGGAAACATATTCACACCTTGATGTAGGCAGATCCTTCTAGATCACTAGGAATCTGAACGTCAAGGGGGCAGTAGTCCTCTGGGATCTTTTTGTCCAGATCGATGTCCGTGTTCTTTATCACCTCAAACGAGCCATGGTGAGGAAACAGAGAACCTGCATGGAAAAACATGAGtgtgatgagacaacagccttCTATGAAGCTCACCCACGGCACGACAACCTCATGTAGTTCAAGCTTTGATGGAACCACGGAGCTTTATCACCTGCACTCCCGTAGCTTAGGTCTCCCAGGATCTTGTCTCCAACTTTGCGTAGTTTCCACTGAGAACGTAGTCGCAGCAGCTCGGAGTTGAAGTCTCTCTGCCGCCGGTTTTCCTGGTTCTCGGCTACGGACTTGTTGAGCCTCTCTGCGCC is drawn from Dunckerocampus dactyliophorus isolate RoL2022-P2 chromosome 12, RoL_Ddac_1.1, whole genome shotgun sequence and contains these coding sequences:
- the med17 gene encoding mediator of RNA polymerase II transcription subunit 17, translated to MASGPGVRVSIESSCEKQVQEVALDGTETYVPPLSMSQNLAKLAQRIDFSQGSDSEEDGTEGESREREWGKQEPEEEEGTVKFQPSLWPWDSVRNNLRSALTEMCVLYDVLCVVKEKKYMALDPVSQDPSMSKTPQVIQLMSKKKSLATAAQLLLKGAERLNKSVAENQENRRQRDFNSELLRLRSQWKLRKVGDKILGDLSYGSAGSLFPHHGSFEVIKNTDIDLDKKIPEDYCPLDVQIPSDLEGSAYIKVSIQKQSPDIGDLGTVNLFQRQTKSKAGSQPWHMKLEAAQNVLLCKEIFAQLSREAVQIKSLIPHIVVKNQIISQPFPGLQLSILLCHSTVEKKTHRVSPEKPKPDEHLYVLEHNLHQMMREFHMQQLSSVVMPHPATSPFGHKRMRLAGPLAYDKAEIASLQQREGLLEKIIKQAKHIFLRSRTARTIDSLASRIEDPQIQAHWSNINDVYESSVKVLITSQGYEQICKSIQLQLNIGVEQIRVVHRDGRVITLSHQEQELQDFLLSQMSQHQVHAVQQLAKVMGWHVLSFSNHVGLGPVESIGNASAVTVASPNGEYAISVRNGPESGCKVVVQFPRSQTKELPKSDVIQDAKWSHLRGPYKEVHWSKMEGRNFVYKMELLMAALTPCP